A genomic region of Oryza glaberrima chromosome 1, OglaRS2, whole genome shotgun sequence contains the following coding sequences:
- the LOC127773691 gene encoding putative inactive methylesterase 20 isoform X2 yields the protein MGGLYIPRPIVEVAPSTRRRLDYVTIRDTPPVPPMADGKVACKHLVLVHGACIGGWTYFKVATRLRSAGYRVTALDLGASGVDPRPLRVVPTFRDYTAPLLGLLGSLPPGEKVVLVGHSLGGINVALAAELFPDKIAAAVFLCAFMPDHTSRPSHVLEKFIEGKWLDWMDTEFKPQDAEGKLPTSMLFGPQIAQERLMQLCSPESTSMCQMEVSPRSRLRPCCRGCLWSGVPAAVLVKA from the exons ATGGGGGGTCTATATATTCCTAGGCCGATCGTAGAGGTCGCCCCGTCGACTCGCAGGAGGCTGGACTACGTAACCATACGTGATACACCTCCTGTACCACCCATGGCGGACGGCAAGGTAGCTTGCAAGCACCTCGTCCTGGTCCACGGCGCGTGCATCGGCGGCTGGACCTATTTCAAGGTGGCGACGCGGCTCCGGTCGGCCGGGTACCGCGTCACCGCGCTGGACCTCGGCGCGTCGGGCGTCGACCCGCGGCCGCTGCGCGTGGTGCCGACGTTCCGCGACTACACCGCGCCGCTGCTGGGCCTCCTCGGCTCCCTCCCTCCAGGGGAGAAGGTGGTCCTCGTCGGCCACAGCCTCGGCGGCATCAACGTCGCGCTGGCCGCCGAGCTGTTCCCGGAcaagatcgccgccgccgtgttcctCTGCGCCTTCATGCCGGACCACACGTCCCGGCCGTCGCACGTGCTCGAAAAG TTCATCGAGGGGAAGTGGCTGGACTGGATGGACACGGAGTTTAAGCCGCAGGATGCAGAGGGCAAGCTCCCCACGTCCATGTTGTTCGGGCCGCAGATCGCCCAAGAAAGGCTGATGCAGCTGTGCTCGCCAGAG agcacgagtatgtgtcagatggaggtttctccgaggagtaggcttcgtccgtgctgtcgaggatgcctgtggagtggtgttcccgctgcagttctagtcaaggcttag
- the LOC127773691 gene encoding salicylic acid-binding protein 2-like isoform X1 gives MGGLYIPRPIVEVAPSTRRRLDYVTIRDTPPVPPMADGKVACKHLVLVHGACIGGWTYFKVATRLRSAGYRVTALDLGASGVDPRPLRVVPTFRDYTAPLLGLLGSLPPGEKVVLVGHSLGGINVALAAELFPDKIAAAVFLCAFMPDHTSRPSHVLEKFIEGKWLDWMDTEFKPQDAEGKLPTSMLFGPQIAQERLMQLCSPEDVTLAGSLLRVSSMFVEDLQKQQPFTEGRYGSVWKVYVVVNQDLAIPEGFQRWMIGNSPVDEVKEIDAADHLVMLSRPDELARCLADIAESYA, from the exons ATGGGGGGTCTATATATTCCTAGGCCGATCGTAGAGGTCGCCCCGTCGACTCGCAGGAGGCTGGACTACGTAACCATACGTGATACACCTCCTGTACCACCCATGGCGGACGGCAAGGTAGCTTGCAAGCACCTCGTCCTGGTCCACGGCGCGTGCATCGGCGGCTGGACCTATTTCAAGGTGGCGACGCGGCTCCGGTCGGCCGGGTACCGCGTCACCGCGCTGGACCTCGGCGCGTCGGGCGTCGACCCGCGGCCGCTGCGCGTGGTGCCGACGTTCCGCGACTACACCGCGCCGCTGCTGGGCCTCCTCGGCTCCCTCCCTCCAGGGGAGAAGGTGGTCCTCGTCGGCCACAGCCTCGGCGGCATCAACGTCGCGCTGGCCGCCGAGCTGTTCCCGGAcaagatcgccgccgccgtgttcctCTGCGCCTTCATGCCGGACCACACGTCCCGGCCGTCGCACGTGCTCGAAAAG TTCATCGAGGGGAAGTGGCTGGACTGGATGGACACGGAGTTTAAGCCGCAGGATGCAGAGGGCAAGCTCCCCACGTCCATGTTGTTCGGGCCGCAGATCGCCCAAGAAAGGCTGATGCAGCTGTGCTCGCCAGAG GACGTCACTCTCGCGGGATCTCTGCTGAGGGTGAGCTCGATGTTCGTGGAGGACCTGCAAAAGCAGCAGCCGTTCACCGAGGGGCGCTACGGCTCGGTGTGGAAGGTGTACGTGGTCGTAAACCAGGACCTCGCCATACCGGAGGGGTTCCAGCGGTGGATGATCGGGAACAGCCCGGTGGATGAGGTGAAGGAGATCGATGCGGCGGACCACCTCGTGATGCTCTCGAGGCCCGACGAGCTGGCGCGGTGCCTCGCCGACATCGCCGAAAGCTACGCTTGA